The following coding sequences are from one Eleginops maclovinus isolate JMC-PN-2008 ecotype Puerto Natales chromosome 13, JC_Emac_rtc_rv5, whole genome shotgun sequence window:
- the LOC134874459 gene encoding LOW QUALITY PROTEIN: transmembrane protein 79-like (The sequence of the model RefSeq protein was modified relative to this genomic sequence to represent the inferred CDS: deleted 4 bases in 2 codons) yields MSGQVNVVTDLTEEDALSPAEPQIAGNKKPEESKSKKETQETTDEEEEEEEEEEKEEEEEEEEEEVTSSAHLEPSTLPWPGDKDHRTQTDNDDGVWSEERDTGVSGGSQDLSEEPSNMKSKWRESMPEGEKWRDDELEVQRDDRGEGSLADDEMEEEEEEGESNWMSEKAAMGFSPQVTIVRLSSKELPEESRLFMEEDNEEELQTGRYGVEQIYPEWREQDDKYYLCESLCSEKLKLVLGTAAAALLFPLLVWGGYALLPFESPLLQSTPLRVVYTLRCAFLAIIPIMLGVLVQGVARLRYGALKPLYESSLLNREVAVHWHYVNESLALFLFYFLQLAVMATYISQDMVKLVPLLTIIFVFGRLIYWLCVSLDSSFRSLGFGLSFFPILVMLGVNLYYICSTVGPEAVFDVELPTTAPPPKQRWWG; encoded by the exons ATGTCTGGCCAAGTTAATGTAGTCACAGACTTAACTGAAGAGGATGCACTTTCACCTGCAGAGCCACAAatagcaggaaataaaaagccAGAAGAGAGCAAGAGCAAAAAGGAAACACAGGAGACTACAgacgaggaagaagaagaggaagaggaggaggagaaggaggaggaagag gaagaggaagaggaagaagtgaCTAGCTCTGCTCATCTGGAGCCGAGCACTTTGCCATGGCCTGGAGACAAAGACCACCGGACTCAGACGGACAACGACGATGGAGTTTGGTCTGAAGAGAGAGACACGGGGGTCAGCGGGGGAAGCCAGGACCTGTCGGAGGAGCCAAGCAACATGAAGAGCAAGTGGAGGGAGAGCATGCCCGAAGGTGAGAAGTGGAGAGACGATGAGCTGGAGGTGCAGCGTGATGATAGAGGGGAAGGCTCACTGGCAGACGatgagatg gaggaggaggaagaagaaggggagTCAAACTGGATGTCAGAGAAAGCTGCTATGGGTTTCTCTCCACAAGTCACCATCGTGCGTCTGTCCAGCAAAGAGCTTCCTGAGGAGAGCCGGCTGTTCATGGAGGAGGACAAcgaagaggagctgcagacggGGCGCTACGGAGTCGAGCAGATTTATCCAGAGTGGAGAGAGCAGGACGACAAGTACT acCTGTGTGAGTCTCTTTGCAGCGAGAAACTGAAGCTGGTTCTGGGGACGGCGGCCGCAGCGCTGCTCTTCCCTCTGCTGGTGTGGGGGGGATACGCCCTGCTCCCCTTTGAGTCGCCACTGCTGCAGAGCACCCCCCTCAGGGTGGTGTACACTCTGCGCTGCGCCTTCCTCGCTATCATCCCCATCATGCTCG GTGTGCTGGTGCAGGGCGTGGCCCGGCTGCGCTACGGCGCACTGAAGCCGCTGTATGAGAGCAGCCTGCTGAACAGAGAGGTGGCCGTGCACTGGCACTACGTCAATGAGTCGCTggccctcttcctcttttactTCCTGCAGCTCGCCGTCATGGCAACCTACATCAGCCAGGACATGGTCAAACTGGTGCCGCTGCTCAccatcatatttgtttttggcag GCTGATCTACTGGCTCTGCGTCTCTCTGGACAGCAGCTTCAGGAGCCTGGGCTTCGGGTTATCCTTCTTCCCCATCCTGGTCATGCTGGGCGTCAACCTGTACTATATCTGCTCCACTGTTGGACCGGAGGCCGTTTTTGACGTCGAACTTCCCACGACAGCTCCTCCACCCAAGCAGCGCTGGTGGGGTTAA